Proteins co-encoded in one Echeneis naucrates chromosome 22, fEcheNa1.1, whole genome shotgun sequence genomic window:
- the klhl28 gene encoding kelch-like protein 28 gives MDQQDQSYMFASLTRPHSEQLLQGLQLLRQDRELCDIVLRVGDAKIHAHKVVLASISPYFKAMFTGNLSEKETSEVEFQCIDETALQAIVEYAYTGTVFISQETVESLLPAANLLQVKLVLKECCSFLESQLDAGNCIGISRFAETYGCHDLCLAATKFICENFEEVCQTEEFFELTRAELDEIVSNDCLKVVTEETVFYALESWIKYDVTERQQHLAQLLHCVRLPLLSVKFLTRLYEANHLIRDDHACKHLLNEALKYHFMPEHRLSYQTVLSARPRCAPKVLLAVGGKAGLFATLESMEMYFPQTDSWIGLAPLSVPRYEFGLAVLDHKVYVVGGIATHMRQGISYRRHENTVESWDPESNTWSSVERMAECRSTLGVVVLAGELYALGGYDGQYYLQSVEKYVPKLKEWQPVAPMTKSRSCFATAVLDGMVYAIGGYGPAHMNSVERYDPSKDAWEMVASMADKRINFGVGVMLGFIFVVGGHNGVSHLSSIERYDPQQNQWTACRPMNEPRTGVGSAIIDNYLYVVGGHSGSSYLNTVQRYDPISDSWLDSSGMMYCRCNFGLTAL, from the exons ATGGACCAGCAGGACCAGTCCTATATGTTTGCCAGTCTAACACGGCCTCACTCAGAACAGCTGCTGCAAGGCCTCCAGCTCTTGCGGCAGGATCGTGAACTATGTGACATTGTCCTGCGTGTGGGTGATGCCAAGATTCATGCCCACAAAGTAGTGCTGGCCAGCATCAGCCCCTACTTCAAGGCCATGTTCACGGGTAACCTGTCGGAAAAGGAGACCTCTGAGGTGGAGTTCCAGTGTATTGATGAGACTGCCCTGCAG GCCATCGTTGAGTATGCCTACACTGGCACGGTGTTTATCTCCCAGGAAACAGTGGAATCTCTGTTACCAGCTGCCAACTTACTCCAGGTTAAGCTAGTACTTAAGGAGTGCTGCTCCTTCTTAGAAAGTCAGCTGGATGCGGGGAACTGTATAGGCATCTCACGCTTTGCAGAGACATATGGTTGCCATGATCTGTGCCTGGCAGCAACCAAGTTCATCTGTGAGAACTTCGAGGAAGTTTGTCAGACAGAGGAGTTTTTTGAACTGACAAGGGCTGAGTTGGATGAAATTGTATCTAATGACTGCCTTAAAGTGGTCACAGAGGAGACTGTGTTTTATGCCCTGGAATCGTGGATCAAATATGATGTAACTGAGAGACAGCAACATCTAGCTCAGCTGCTTCACTGTGTTCGCCTTCCTCTGCTCAGCGTAAAATTCCTCACTCGCCTATATGAAGCCAACCACCTTATACGAGATGACCATGCATGCAAGCACCTGCTCAATGAGGCCCTGAAATATCATTTTATGCCTGAGCACCGACTTTCCTATCAGACTGTGTTGTCGGCACGACCCAGGTGTGCTCCGAAGGTGCTGCTTGCAGTTGGCGGCAAGGCTGGACTGTTTGCCACTTTAGAAAG CATGGAAATGTATTTCCCTCAGACTGATTCATGGATAGGACTAGCACCCCTCAGTGTGCCACGTTATGAATTTGGTCTAGCAGTGCTGGACCACAAGGTGTACGTGGTGGGAGGCATTGCCACACACATGAGACAAGGCATTAGCTATCGGAGACATGAGAACACAGTGGAGAGCTGGGACCCTGAAAGCAACACCTGGTCCTCGGTGGAGCGGATGGCGGAATGCCGCAGCACTCTCGGAGTGGTAGTCCTGGCTGGAGAGCTCTATGCCCTGGGGGGCTACGATGGCCAGTATTACCTCCAGTCAGTGGAGAAATATGTCCCCAAGTTGAAGGAGTGGCAACCAGTGGCACCCATGACAAAGTCCCGCAGCTGCTTTGCCACTGCTGTGTTGGATGGCATGGTGTATGCTATCGGAGGCTATGGCCCAGCCCACATGAACAG CGTGGAGCGGTACGACCCCAGCAAGGATGCCTGGGAAATGGTTGCTTCCATGGCAGATAAGAGGATCAACTTCGGAGTGGGAGTCATGCTCGGCTTTATATTTGTAGTGGGTGGACACAACGGGGTGTCCCACCTGTCCAGCATTGAGAGGTATGATCCACAACAGAATCAATGGACAGCCTGTCGACCAATGAATGAGCCACGCACAG GCGTGGGCTCGGCCATTATAGACAACTACCTCTATGTGGTGGGAGGGCACTCTGGGTCATCCTACCTGAACACTGTCCAGCGCTATGATCCCATCTCAGACAGCTGGTTGGACTCAAGTGGCATGATGTATTGCCGTTGTAACTTTGGTCTTACTGCTCTTTGA
- the dorip1 gene encoding dopamine receptor-interacting protein 1, which yields MESRFCVLNGSTHLQTRLSNNDINLHFERSKTLFEEIRASINNNDEEDRSFWRPVLPWGGVFTIKAGRKAISCTPLYVKINLKNTCTIDGFLMILYVILRDNQGFPGELAVFLGKQFVEYFLYLMDSCDYTTVKMLWIWDRMSKRQYRSEIHQTALEIDLFGNEHENFTKNLENLMSTMQESLCTNWSCPGRFQDFIKTTIIISPPHELPHRDPIQSAVDQFFCPKLLLCSELGCDGLREFSQRVFCHGPPPFVILNMQQWKSEELSYVPYHLALCQRRYLLEGATLFNKEEHHYSAAFQIDGCWMHYDGLRSDNLILLHKPPELLLLSSLVYIRASEK from the exons ATGGAGAGTCGATTCTGTGTATTGAACGGCAGCACACACCTCCAAACACGACTCTCCAACAACGACATTAATCTCCATTTCGAAAG GTCTAAGACGCTGTTTGAGGAAATCCGTGCTTCAATCAACAACAATGACGAGGAGGACCGCTCCTTCTGGAGGCCTGTGCTCCCGTGGGGTGGCGTCTTCACCATCAAGGCTGGACGAAAAGCCATATCCTGCACACCCCTGTACGTCAAAATCAACCTCAAAAACACCTGCACCATTGATGGTTTCCTCATGATCCTGTATGTGATCCTGCGGGACAACCAGGGCTTTCCCGGGGAGCTGGCTGTCTTCCTGGGGAAACAGTTCGTGGAGTATTTCCTCTACCTGATGGACTCCTGCGATTACACCACTGTGAAGATGCTGTGGATTTGGGACAGGATGTCTAAGAGACAGTACCGCTCAGAGATCCACCAGACAGCCCTGGAGATCGACCTGTTTGGTAATGAGCATGAGAACTTCACGAAGAACCTGGAGAACCTCATGTCCACCATGCAGGAGAGTCTGTGCACCAACTGGAGCTGTCCAGGCCGATTCCAGGATTTCATCAAAACCACAATCATCATCAG ccCTCCTCATGAGCTTCCTCACAGAGACCCCATTCAGTCGGCTGTGGACCAGTTCTTCTGCCCCAAGCTCCTACTCTGCTCAGAGCTGGG GTGTGATGGTCTCAGGGAGTTCTCTCAGAGGGTTTTCTGTCATGGACCCCCACCGTTTGTCATTCTCAACATGCAGCAGTGGAAATCAGAGGAGCTGTCATATGTTCCTTACCACCTGGCTCTCTGTCAGCGCCG aTACTTACTAGAAGGTGCCACACTGTTCAACAAAGAAGAACATCACTATTCTGCAGCTTTCCAGATAGATGGCTGCTGGATGCACTACGACGGGTTGAGGAGTGACAACCTGATCCTTTTACACAAGCCACCGGAGCTCCTTCTGCTGTCCTCTCTAGTCTACATCCGCGCCTCTGAAAAGTGA